In Acidobacteriota bacterium, a genomic segment contains:
- a CDS encoding PGPGW domain-containing protein gives MSEQQPPEDPSQAPPVSRYEGAPEEDAEGAVEEASQRPLPLWVRISLLMVGWLLLLVGIAGLVLPGIQGIATILFGAAVLSLASEMVYKLLRRGFQRWPSVWHRFEKFREKMRGWLHRRT, from the coding sequence ATGAGTGAGCAGCAGCCCCCCGAAGACCCATCTCAAGCCCCCCCGGTGTCCCGTTACGAGGGGGCACCGGAGGAGGATGCCGAGGGAGCTGTGGAGGAGGCGTCTCAGCGCCCTCTTCCCCTCTGGGTGCGAATCAGCCTGTTGATGGTGGGTTGGCTGCTCTTGCTCGTCGGCATCGCCGGCCTGGTGCTGCCGGGGATCCAGGGGATCGCCACCATTCTCTTCGGCGCCGCGGTGCTCTCCCTGGCCAGCGAGATGGTCTACAAGCTACTGCGCCGGGGCTTCCAGCGTTGGCCCTCGGTTTGGCACCGCTTCGAGAAATTCCGCGAGAAGATGCGCGGCTGGCTGCACCGGCGCACCTGA
- a CDS encoding Fur family transcriptional regulator encodes MERERRQFLDFLRSRGHRVTRERRALFNEIFSQHRHLDAETLLEAMQEKGLKISRATVYRNLDLLVECGLVRKQRLGRNRFLYEHVHTGQRHDHLVCRDCGRVVEFVSAGIAALQSEICRAHGFDPQQYSLQISSLCNECAHHRSEESDAGDSDAEERVSQSAAAAATS; translated from the coding sequence ATGGAACGCGAACGACGCCAATTTCTCGACTTCCTCCGCTCCCGCGGCCACCGAGTGACCCGGGAACGGCGTGCCCTGTTCAACGAGATCTTCTCCCAGCATCGCCACCTCGACGCCGAGACCCTGCTCGAGGCGATGCAGGAAAAAGGACTGAAGATCTCCCGGGCCACGGTGTACCGGAATCTCGACCTGTTGGTGGAGTGCGGCCTGGTGCGCAAGCAGCGCCTGGGGCGCAACCGCTTCCTCTACGAGCACGTCCACACCGGCCAGCGCCACGACCACCTGGTGTGCCGCGACTGCGGCCGGGTGGTGGAGTTCGTCAGCGCCGGCATCGCCGCTCTGCAATCCGAGATCTGCCGCGCCCATGGCTTCGATCCTCAGCAATACAGCCTGCAGATCTCCAGCCTCTGTAACGAATGTGCCCACCACCGTTCCGAGGAGTCCGATGCCGGCGATTCCGACGCCGAAGAACGAGTCTCCCAATCGGCAGCGGCGGCAGCCACTTCCTAA